In a single window of the Streptomyces sp. HUAS ZL42 genome:
- a CDS encoding SNF2-related protein, which translates to MSDTAAVAGHTGESVPVPVRLAAVFLPAPLPRDGRIAFWDPEDGPLPAGDTQLTVVRRHGAGVRRRTAPALSLPLGEALPLLVRARRDPAAHPATACWGAAALHALRLAARGRLLPGLTSTGHDAWRAGPLDPEDVAHLRAVAAALPYEGHAVPLPGPGPLRLPQPEALMRSFLDAVADTLPRTPAAPYAAGKPFADRRAQRLPDAHDWAAEVAAGMDTGVRISLRLDLSAYELFDSGDRARGVGAAIVQVHSLADPTLVADAAALWAGEADDAFGPRARVDAALAVRRAARIWPPLERLAEQDAPDVLALSEEELGELLGVAAGRLAAAGVAVHWPRDLAQDLTAAAVVRPAPGSATDGTGFFESEDLLQFRWQLALGGDPLTEAEMDALAEAHRPVVRLRDQWVLVDPALVRKARKRELGLLDPVDALSVALTGTAEVDGETVEAVPVGALAALRDRLTAGVRPAEPPAGLNARLRDYQLRGLAWLDLMTDLGLGGCLADDMGLGKTITVIALHLQRARREPTLVICPASLLGNWQREITRFAPGVPVRRFHGPERSLDDLSGGFVLTTYGTMRSAAPTLAQERWGMVVADEAQHVKNPYSATAKALRTIPAPARVALTGTPVENNLSELWALLDWTTPGLLGPLKSFRARHARAVETGEDEEAVARLARLVRPFLLRRKKSDPGIVPELPPKTETDHPVPLTREQASLYEAVVRESMLAIETAEGIARRGLVLKLLGALKQICDHPALYLKEDAALGDRLAARSGKLALLDELLDTLLAEDGSALVFTQYVGMARLITSHLATRAVPVDLLHGGTPVPERERMVDRFQSGASPVLVLSLKAAGTGLNLTRAGHVVHFDRWWNPAVEEQATDRAYRIGQTQPVQVHRLITEGTVEDRIAEMLESKRALADAILGSGESALTELTDRELADLVSLRREA; encoded by the coding sequence ATGAGCGACACGGCTGCGGTGGCCGGGCACACGGGAGAATCCGTGCCCGTCCCCGTGCGGCTCGCGGCCGTCTTCCTGCCCGCCCCCCTTCCGCGCGACGGACGGATCGCCTTCTGGGACCCGGAGGACGGACCGCTGCCGGCGGGGGACACCCAACTCACCGTCGTACGACGGCACGGCGCCGGAGTGCGGCGCAGGACGGCCCCCGCGCTGTCGCTGCCGCTCGGCGAGGCGCTCCCGCTGCTCGTGCGTGCCCGGCGTGACCCGGCCGCCCACCCCGCCACCGCCTGCTGGGGCGCCGCCGCCCTGCACGCCCTGCGGCTCGCCGCCCGCGGCCGTCTGCTCCCCGGCCTCACCTCCACCGGCCACGACGCCTGGCGGGCCGGCCCGCTGGACCCGGAGGACGTGGCGCACCTGCGGGCGGTCGCCGCGGCCCTGCCGTACGAGGGCCATGCGGTCCCCCTCCCGGGCCCCGGCCCACTCCGGCTGCCGCAGCCGGAGGCGCTGATGCGCTCCTTCCTGGACGCGGTCGCGGACACCCTGCCCCGCACCCCCGCCGCGCCGTACGCCGCCGGGAAGCCCTTCGCCGACCGCCGTGCCCAGCGGCTGCCCGACGCGCACGACTGGGCCGCGGAGGTCGCGGCCGGCATGGACACGGGTGTGCGGATCTCGCTCCGCCTGGACCTGTCGGCGTACGAGCTGTTCGACAGCGGCGATCGGGCGCGCGGCGTCGGCGCGGCGATCGTCCAGGTGCACAGCCTCGCCGACCCCACCCTCGTGGCCGACGCGGCGGCCCTGTGGGCGGGCGAGGCCGACGACGCCTTCGGTCCACGCGCGCGTGTCGACGCGGCCCTCGCCGTCCGCCGCGCGGCCCGGATCTGGCCGCCGCTCGAGCGGCTCGCCGAACAGGACGCGCCCGACGTCCTGGCCCTGTCCGAGGAGGAGCTGGGCGAACTGCTCGGCGTCGCGGCCGGCCGGCTCGCGGCGGCCGGCGTCGCCGTGCACTGGCCGCGGGACCTGGCGCAGGACCTGACCGCGGCCGCGGTGGTACGGCCCGCGCCGGGCTCGGCGACCGACGGCACCGGATTCTTCGAGAGCGAGGACCTGCTGCAGTTCCGCTGGCAGCTGGCGCTCGGCGGCGACCCGCTCACCGAGGCGGAGATGGACGCGCTCGCCGAGGCCCACCGGCCGGTCGTCCGGTTGCGCGACCAGTGGGTGCTCGTCGACCCGGCCCTGGTGCGCAAGGCCCGCAAACGCGAACTCGGCCTCCTCGACCCGGTGGACGCGCTGTCCGTCGCGCTCACCGGCACCGCGGAGGTCGACGGCGAGACGGTCGAGGCGGTCCCGGTCGGCGCGCTGGCGGCACTGCGCGACCGCCTCACGGCCGGGGTCCGCCCCGCCGAGCCGCCCGCGGGCCTGAACGCCCGTCTGCGGGACTACCAACTCCGGGGCCTGGCCTGGCTGGACCTCATGACCGACCTGGGCCTCGGCGGCTGCCTCGCCGACGACATGGGACTCGGCAAGACGATCACGGTCATCGCGCTGCACCTCCAGCGGGCCCGCCGCGAGCCGACCCTGGTGATCTGCCCGGCCTCGCTGCTCGGCAACTGGCAGCGGGAGATCACCCGGTTCGCGCCCGGCGTTCCCGTCCGCCGTTTCCACGGCCCGGAGCGCAGCCTGGACGACCTCTCCGGCGGATTCGTCCTCACCACGTACGGCACGATGCGCTCGGCCGCACCCACGCTGGCCCAGGAGCGGTGGGGCATGGTCGTCGCGGACGAGGCACAGCACGTCAAGAACCCGTACTCGGCGACCGCGAAGGCCCTGCGCACGATCCCCGCCCCCGCGCGCGTGGCCCTGACCGGCACGCCCGTCGAGAACAACCTGTCGGAACTCTGGGCGCTGCTGGACTGGACGACGCCCGGTCTCCTCGGCCCCCTCAAGTCGTTCCGCGCCCGGCACGCGCGCGCCGTGGAGACCGGCGAGGACGAGGAGGCGGTGGCCCGGCTCGCCCGCCTGGTCCGGCCGTTCCTCCTGCGCCGCAAGAAGTCCGACCCCGGCATCGTCCCCGAACTGCCGCCCAAGACGGAGACGGACCATCCGGTCCCGCTCACCCGCGAACAGGCCTCGCTCTACGAGGCGGTGGTGCGCGAGTCGATGCTGGCGATCGAGACGGCGGAGGGCATCGCGCGCCGCGGCCTGGTCCTGAAACTGCTCGGCGCACTGAAGCAGATCTGCGACCACCCGGCGCTGTACCTCAAGGAGGACGCCGCCCTCGGCGACCGGCTCGCCGCCCGCTCCGGCAAACTCGCCCTCCTCGACGAGCTGTTGGACACCCTGCTGGCCGAGGACGGCTCGGCGCTCGTCTTCACGCAGTACGTCGGGATGGCCCGTCTGATCACGTCCCACCTGGCGACCCGCGCGGTCCCGGTGGACCTCCTCCACGGCGGTACTCCGGTGCCGGAGCGCGAGCGCATGGTGGACCGCTTCCAGAGCGGAGCCTCCCCGGTCCTGGTGCTCTCCCTGAAGGCGGCCGGCACGGGCCTGAACCTGACCCGCGCGGGTCACGTCGTCCACTTCGACCGCTGGTGGAACCCGGCCGTCGAGGAGCAGGCCACCGACCGCGCCTACCGCATCGGGCAGACCCAGCCGGTCCAGGTCCACCGCCTCATCACGGAGGGCACGGTCGAGGACCGCATCGCCGAGATGCTGGAGTCCAAGCGCGCCCTCGCCGACGCGATCCTCGGCTCCGGCGAGTCGGCCCTCACGGAACTGACGGACCGTGAGCTGGCCGACCTGGTGTCACTGCGGAGGGAGGCGTGA
- a CDS encoding ROK family glucokinase, with product MSTYGNFTAPIGSRRAPALKTVGTRERRSHLTAPRVPTVGIDIGGTKVMAGVVDADGNILEKVRTETPDKSKSPKVVEDTIVELVLDLSDRHDVHAVGIGAAGWVDADRNRVLFAPHLSWRNEPLRDRLAGRLAVPVLVDNDANSAAWAEWRFGAGRGEDHLVMITLGTGIGGAILEDGQVKRGKYGVAGEFGHMQVVPGGHRCPCGNRGCWEQYSSGNALVREAKELAAADSPVAYGIIEHVKGQIGDITGPMITELAREGDAMCIELLQDIGQWLGVGIANLAAALDPSCFVIGGGVSAADDLLIGPARDAFKRHLTGRGYRPEARIVRAQLGPEAGMVGAADLARLVARRFRRANRRRVERHERYARYTEARRTQDTA from the coding sequence ATGAGCACCTACGGCAACTTCACCGCCCCCATCGGCTCCCGCCGTGCCCCCGCACTGAAAACCGTGGGCACACGAGAGCGCCGCTCGCACCTGACCGCACCCCGCGTGCCGACGGTCGGTATCGACATCGGCGGTACGAAGGTGATGGCGGGCGTCGTCGACGCCGACGGCAACATACTGGAGAAGGTCCGCACGGAGACGCCGGACAAGTCCAAGAGCCCGAAGGTCGTCGAGGACACCATCGTCGAACTGGTCCTGGACCTGTCCGACCGGCACGACGTGCACGCCGTCGGCATCGGTGCGGCCGGCTGGGTCGACGCCGACCGCAACCGCGTCCTGTTCGCGCCCCATCTGTCCTGGCGCAACGAGCCGCTGCGTGACCGTCTCGCCGGTCGTCTCGCCGTCCCCGTCCTGGTCGACAACGACGCCAACTCCGCCGCCTGGGCCGAGTGGCGCTTCGGTGCCGGCCGCGGCGAGGACCACCTCGTCATGATCACGCTGGGCACCGGCATCGGCGGCGCGATCCTGGAGGACGGCCAGGTCAAGCGCGGCAAGTACGGCGTCGCCGGCGAGTTCGGGCACATGCAGGTCGTGCCCGGCGGCCACCGCTGCCCGTGCGGCAACCGCGGCTGCTGGGAGCAGTACAGCTCGGGCAACGCGCTGGTCCGCGAGGCCAAGGAGCTGGCGGCGGCGGACTCCCCGGTGGCGTACGGGATCATCGAGCACGTCAAGGGCCAGATCGGCGACATCACAGGGCCGATGATCACGGAGCTCGCCCGTGAGGGCGACGCGATGTGCATCGAGCTGCTCCAGGACATCGGCCAGTGGCTCGGCGTCGGCATCGCCAACCTGGCCGCCGCCCTCGACCCGTCCTGCTTCGTGATCGGCGGGGGCGTGTCCGCGGCCGACGACCTGCTGATCGGCCCCGCGCGCGACGCCTTCAAGCGGCACCTCACGGGCCGTGGCTACCGCCCCGAGGCGCGCATCGTCCGCGCCCAGCTCGGCCCCGAGGCCGGCATGGTGGGCGCCGCCGACCTCGCCCGACTGGTCGCCCGCCGCTTCCGCCGCGCCAACCGGCGCCGCGTGGAGCGGCACGAGCGCTACGCGCGGTACACGGAGGCCCGCCGCACCCAGGACACGGCATGA
- a CDS encoding SWIM zinc finger family protein: MGASKPQASRPEEPGPADAARRALRAARAAAASTSEGQESPGAGASESPGGQGSVSEESEGRAAGPEGPAGHTADAEETASAGPVARPGDAARAALRRAVVARRGLGTHASQVAPDTTTEHPGGAADGPTPDADGPTPDAPPGSGEGDAQPSGARPADLAREALRAARAEARQAGTDAGDTGDDAGRRRSARPRRRTDSGDRARGVRDRDVRELLAGAFRMPPETDMPEEPPADNTAGRQASSAPHPAPRTPPRPTAPATPTPPPTPHLPRSMAAPARDGDHRRTFAAFPPRTPDDGSRFAETWWGNAWVSALEEGALDVKRLARGRGYADMGHVDAITVTPGLVLAYVRGSRPRPYRVQVRLRTLGDADWDRFLDAAVERPGHIAALLDKELPHSLADCGVPLLPGPGDLEPHCTCPDRGHPCKHAAALCYQTARLLDADPFVLLLLRGRGEREVLDALSRRNATRAARAAQEQQPAPLPGVRAAEALAPRQLPPLPTPLPVPPHPEQPPVYPAAPGGPDPFALDQLATDAAARAHALLSTGRDEVGELTLWQDAVRLAAARPGSGLTAATRALYSALASAADRSPAELARAVAAWRQGGLDGLAVLEEPWDPPAGRFDRARPLLLGADLPAFRPWRNRLTHPQGHVQLRLGRDGLWYAYESEPGDDDWWPRGTPDLDPVGALTGLGAPNEL, translated from the coding sequence ATGGGGGCTTCCAAACCGCAGGCAAGCCGGCCGGAGGAGCCCGGGCCCGCCGACGCGGCACGCCGGGCATTGCGGGCCGCGCGGGCGGCCGCCGCGAGTACCTCGGAGGGGCAGGAGTCGCCCGGGGCGGGGGCGTCCGAGAGCCCCGGCGGCCAGGGCTCGGTCTCGGAGGAGTCCGAGGGGCGGGCGGCCGGCCCGGAGGGACCTGCGGGCCACACGGCCGATGCGGAGGAGACCGCGAGCGCCGGCCCCGTGGCCCGGCCCGGAGACGCGGCTCGCGCGGCCCTGCGGCGTGCGGTCGTCGCCCGGCGGGGCCTGGGCACCCACGCATCGCAAGTAGCCCCGGATACCACGACGGAACACCCCGGTGGGGCGGCCGACGGCCCCACGCCCGACGCCGACGGCCCCACGCCCGACGCCCCGCCCGGGTCCGGTGAGGGTGACGCACAGCCGTCGGGTGCGCGCCCGGCGGACCTGGCCCGTGAGGCCCTGAGAGCGGCTCGCGCGGAGGCCCGGCAGGCCGGGACGGATGCCGGAGACACCGGAGACGACGCCGGACGCCGACGGTCCGCGCGTCCTCGGCGCCGGACCGACTCGGGTGACCGCGCGCGCGGCGTCCGGGACCGTGACGTACGGGAGTTGCTGGCAGGTGCCTTCCGGATGCCGCCGGAGACGGACATGCCGGAGGAGCCACCGGCCGACAACACCGCGGGACGGCAAGCGAGCTCTGCTCCCCACCCGGCACCCCGGACGCCCCCGAGGCCCACCGCCCCCGCAACCCCCACACCTCCGCCGACCCCCCACCTCCCCCGCTCCATGGCCGCCCCCGCCCGGGACGGCGACCACCGCCGCACCTTCGCCGCCTTCCCGCCCCGGACGCCGGACGACGGGTCCCGCTTCGCCGAGACCTGGTGGGGCAACGCCTGGGTCTCCGCCCTGGAAGAGGGCGCCCTGGACGTCAAGCGGCTGGCACGGGGGCGTGGTTACGCCGACATGGGGCATGTGGACGCGATCACGGTCACGCCCGGGCTGGTGCTCGCCTATGTGCGGGGCAGCCGCCCCCGCCCGTACCGGGTACAGGTGCGGCTGCGGACGCTGGGAGACGCCGACTGGGATCGGTTCCTGGATGCCGCCGTCGAACGGCCGGGGCACATCGCCGCGCTGCTGGACAAGGAGCTGCCCCACTCCCTCGCCGACTGCGGTGTGCCGCTGCTGCCGGGCCCGGGCGACCTCGAACCGCACTGCACTTGCCCCGACCGCGGCCACCCCTGCAAACACGCGGCCGCGCTCTGCTACCAGACCGCACGCCTGCTGGACGCCGACCCCTTCGTCCTGCTCCTGCTCCGCGGCCGCGGCGAACGCGAAGTGCTCGACGCCCTCTCCCGCCGCAATGCAACCCGCGCGGCCCGCGCCGCACAGGAGCAGCAGCCCGCGCCCCTCCCCGGCGTCCGGGCCGCCGAAGCCCTCGCGCCACGCCAACTCCCGCCCCTTCCCACGCCCTTGCCCGTGCCCCCGCACCCCGAGCAGCCCCCGGTCTACCCGGCGGCCCCGGGCGGCCCGGACCCCTTCGCGCTCGACCAGCTGGCGACCGACGCCGCGGCCCGCGCCCACGCCCTGCTCTCCACGGGCCGTGACGAGGTCGGCGAACTCACCCTGTGGCAGGACGCGGTGCGGCTCGCCGCGGCCCGCCCGGGATCGGGGCTCACCGCCGCCACCCGCGCCCTGTACTCCGCGCTCGCCTCGGCCGCCGACCGCTCCCCGGCCGAGCTGGCGCGCGCGGTCGCCGCCTGGCGGCAGGGCGGCCTCGACGGTCTCGCCGTCCTCGAAGAGCCCTGGGATCCGCCGGCCGGCCGCTTCGACCGCGCCCGCCCGCTCCTGCTCGGCGCGGACCTCCCCGCCTTCCGACCCTGGCGCAACCGCCTCACCCACCCCCAGGGCCACGTCCAACTCCGCCTCGGCCGCGACGGTTTGTGGTATGCGTACGAATCGGAGCCGGGCGACGACGACTGGTGGCCCCGCGGCACCCCCGACCTCGATCCGGTCGGCGCGCTGACCGGCCTGGGGGCGCCCAACGAGCTCTGA
- a CDS encoding sugar kinase, protein MTASLPRQASPPDEPPRPAEDRRHMIRRRALTLLIIVLLIGVPAGYLVISANQSRDSGKDKEAKYSATGLTKGWPSRVQRRLYQVPIPHPSNKVAYYETNNWKTSRLYVQFQTTNEGLDEFLAGVGVSRADLKKDDITISARDRGVTGWKFWGEGARTGDYFGLVHEQKNPKPTLDVVVNTGNPTYPMVYVVSRTVP, encoded by the coding sequence ATGACCGCGTCGCTGCCCCGCCAGGCCTCACCCCCGGACGAGCCGCCCCGGCCGGCCGAGGACCGCCGTCACATGATCCGCCGCAGGGCGCTCACCCTGCTGATCATCGTGCTGCTCATCGGTGTCCCGGCCGGCTACCTGGTGATCTCCGCCAACCAGAGCCGCGACAGCGGCAAGGACAAGGAGGCGAAGTACTCCGCGACCGGCCTGACCAAGGGCTGGCCGTCCAGGGTCCAGCGCCGCCTGTACCAGGTGCCGATCCCGCACCCTTCGAACAAGGTCGCGTACTACGAGACGAACAACTGGAAGACCAGCCGCCTCTACGTGCAGTTCCAGACCACGAACGAGGGCCTGGACGAGTTCCTCGCGGGGGTGGGCGTCAGCCGGGCCGACCTGAAGAAGGACGACATCACCATCAGCGCCCGCGACCGCGGCGTCACCGGCTGGAAGTTCTGGGGCGAGGGCGCACGAACCGGCGACTACTTCGGCCTCGTCCACGAGCAGAAGAACCCGAAACCGACCCTGGACGTGGTCGTCAACACGGGCAACCCCACGTACCCCATGGTGTACGTCGTCTCGCGCACGGTTCCCTGA
- a CDS encoding GntR family transcriptional regulator, with product MRLELSVDRSSPVPLYFQLSQQLEAAIEHGTLTPGSLLGNEIELAARLGLSRPTVRQAIQSLVDKGLLVRRRGVGTQVVHSQVKRPLELSSLYDDLEAAGQRPATKVLVNTVVPATAEVAAALGVAEGSDVHRVERLRLAHAEPMAYLCNYLPPDLLDLDTAQLEATGLYRLMRSAGITLHSARQSIGARAATADEAERLAEEEGAPLLTMQRTTFDDTGRAVEFGDHIYRPTRYSFEFQLLVRP from the coding sequence GTGCGACTCGAGCTCAGTGTGGACCGGAGTTCTCCGGTGCCCTTGTACTTCCAGCTGTCCCAGCAGCTCGAGGCCGCGATCGAGCACGGAACGCTCACTCCGGGCAGCCTGCTCGGCAACGAGATCGAGCTCGCCGCCCGGCTCGGCCTGTCCCGTCCCACGGTCCGCCAGGCCATCCAGTCCCTCGTCGACAAGGGTCTCCTCGTACGCCGCCGCGGCGTCGGCACGCAGGTCGTGCACAGTCAGGTCAAGCGCCCGCTGGAGCTGAGCAGTCTGTACGACGACCTGGAGGCGGCCGGTCAGCGGCCCGCGACCAAGGTGCTCGTCAACACGGTCGTCCCGGCGACCGCCGAAGTGGCGGCCGCGCTCGGCGTGGCCGAGGGCAGCGACGTACACCGGGTGGAGCGGCTGCGTCTCGCACACGCCGAACCGATGGCGTACCTCTGCAACTACCTGCCGCCGGACCTCCTCGACCTGGACACGGCACAGCTCGAGGCCACCGGCCTCTACCGCCTGATGAGGTCCGCCGGAATCACCCTGCACAGCGCCCGCCAGTCCATCGGCGCACGCGCCGCCACCGCCGACGAGGCCGAGCGCCTCGCGGAGGAGGAGGGTGCTCCCCTGCTCACCATGCAGCGCACGACCTTCGACGACACGGGCCGAGCGGTCGAGTTCGGCGACCACATCTACCGCCCGACCCGTTACTCGTTCGAGTTCCAGCTCCTGGTTCGTCCCTGA
- the pcaC gene encoding 4-carboxymuconolactone decarboxylase, producing MSETNTPALQYRFDGPEDAPVIVLGPSLGTTWHMFDRQVPELARQWRVFRFDLPGHGGAPAYPADSVGDLTARLLATLDGIGVQRFGYAGCALGGAIGVELALRRPERLASLALIAASPRFGTADEFRQRGVIVRTNGLDPIARTAPDRWFTGGFAAAQPAITDWAVQMVRTTDPGCYIAACEALASFDVRPELARVGVPTLVLVGADDQVTGPAEARTLVAGIPDARLAVVPGASHLVPVEQPAAVTDLLVRHFSTAWQPAHDSTTGQTAIPAAPVKPVLAAPPQPAPIAEIAPAVVPPQALTMGRPDPYDAGIKVRREVLGDAHVDRALSQADDFSGDFQEFITRYAWGEIWDRPGLDRRSRSCVTLTALVAGGHLEELASHTRAALRNGLTPNEIKEVLLQAAVYCGVPAANSAFRVAQQVIREETTPEA from the coding sequence GTGAGCGAGACGAACACCCCTGCCCTCCAGTACCGCTTCGACGGCCCCGAGGACGCCCCGGTCATCGTGCTGGGTCCGTCGCTGGGGACGACGTGGCACATGTTCGACCGTCAGGTCCCGGAGCTGGCCCGGCAGTGGCGGGTCTTCCGGTTCGACCTGCCGGGGCACGGCGGCGCCCCGGCGTACCCGGCGGACTCGGTCGGCGACCTCACCGCACGGCTGCTCGCCACCCTCGACGGGATCGGCGTGCAGCGTTTCGGCTACGCCGGCTGCGCGCTGGGCGGTGCGATCGGTGTCGAGCTGGCGCTGCGCCGTCCGGAGCGCCTGGCCTCGCTCGCGCTGATCGCCGCCTCGCCCCGGTTCGGCACAGCCGACGAGTTCCGGCAGCGCGGTGTGATCGTGCGGACCAACGGGCTCGACCCGATCGCCCGTACGGCGCCCGACCGCTGGTTCACCGGCGGGTTCGCCGCCGCGCAGCCCGCGATCACCGACTGGGCGGTGCAGATGGTGCGCACCACCGACCCCGGCTGTTACATCGCGGCCTGCGAGGCGCTCGCGTCGTTCGACGTACGGCCCGAACTCGCCCGCGTGGGCGTGCCCACCCTGGTCCTGGTCGGCGCGGACGACCAGGTCACCGGCCCCGCGGAGGCCCGTACGCTGGTCGCCGGCATCCCGGACGCCCGCCTCGCCGTCGTACCGGGCGCCTCCCACCTGGTGCCGGTCGAACAGCCCGCCGCCGTCACCGACCTCCTCGTCCGGCACTTCTCCACGGCCTGGCAGCCCGCCCACGACTCGACCACCGGCCAGACGGCCATCCCGGCGGCCCCGGTGAAACCGGTCCTCGCCGCGCCGCCGCAGCCCGCGCCCATCGCCGAGATCGCCCCGGCCGTCGTACCGCCGCAGGCCCTCACCATGGGCAGACCGGACCCGTACGACGCCGGGATCAAGGTCAGGCGCGAGGTCCTCGGCGACGCGCACGTCGACCGGGCGCTTTCACAGGCCGACGACTTCTCCGGGGACTTCCAGGAGTTCATCACCCGCTACGCCTGGGGCGAGATCTGGGACCGCCCCGGCCTCGACCGGCGCTCCCGCAGCTGCGTCACCCTCACCGCTCTGGTCGCGGGCGGCCACCTGGAGGAACTGGCGTCCCACACCCGGGCCGCCCTGCGCAACGGCCTCACCCCGAACGAGATCAAGGAGGTGCTGCTGCAGGCGGCGGTCTACTGCGGCGTGCCCGCCGCGAACAGCGCGTTCAGGGTGGCGCAGCAGGTCATCCGCGAGGAGACCACACCCGAGGCGTGA